The proteins below come from a single Saccharopolyspora sp. SCSIO 74807 genomic window:
- a CDS encoding ferritin-like domain-containing protein: MSSELPEQAAQALRTALQAEHAAVWTYGLATAFAEQSAVSSAVQQATELHERHRDDAERLIRAAGSAPAVAAPAYELPQQVTDENSAIRVLALAEQECAVGWRAVLERTEPDSGDPAVRQLALDALTTAASRATRWRITIGEEPAAKAFPGQP, from the coding sequence ATGAGCAGCGAGCTGCCCGAACAAGCGGCCCAGGCGCTGCGCACCGCCTTGCAGGCGGAGCACGCCGCGGTGTGGACCTACGGGCTGGCGACGGCGTTCGCCGAGCAGTCCGCGGTCAGCTCGGCGGTGCAGCAGGCCACCGAGCTGCACGAGCGGCACCGGGACGACGCGGAGCGGCTGATCCGGGCCGCGGGCTCGGCACCGGCGGTGGCCGCGCCCGCCTACGAGCTGCCGCAGCAGGTCACCGACGAGAACTCGGCGATCCGGGTGCTGGCCCTGGCGGAGCAGGAATGCGCGGTCGGCTGGCGGGCGGTGCTGGAACGCACCGAACCGGACAGCGGCGACCCCGCGGTGCGGCAGCTGGCGCTGGACGCGCTTACCACCGCGGCGAGCCGGGCGACCCGCTGGCGGATCACCATCGGCGAGGAACCGGCGGCGAAGGCGTTCCCCGGGCAGCCTTGA
- the nusA gene encoding transcription termination factor NusA: protein MNVDIAALRAIERDKDIPFETVLEAIESALLTAYRHTEGHQQHARVEVDRKTGIVRVIAHSLDDEGGVAEEWDDTPEGFGRIAATTARQVILQRLRDAEHERTFGEFSTKEGEILGGVVQRDAKANSRGMVVVQVGDSEGVIPAAEQVPGERYEHGMRVKCYVVGVSRSARGPQITLSRTHPNLVRRLFALEVPEIADGTVEIPAVAREAGHRSKIAVRSAVSGVNGKGACIGPMGARVRNVMSELGGEKIDIIDFSEDPATFVGNALSPAKVVSVEVVDERAKTARVVVPDFQLSLAIGKEGQNARLAARLTGWRIDIRSDADPSSPTTTAGHPHATAPSEHVQQGVGDLPAVGSAE, encoded by the coding sequence GTGAACGTCGACATCGCCGCGCTGCGGGCGATCGAACGCGACAAGGACATTCCGTTCGAGACCGTCCTGGAAGCGATCGAATCAGCACTGCTGACGGCATACCGCCACACCGAGGGGCACCAGCAGCACGCCCGGGTGGAAGTGGACCGCAAGACCGGCATCGTGCGCGTCATCGCGCACAGCCTGGACGACGAGGGCGGCGTCGCCGAGGAGTGGGACGACACGCCGGAGGGCTTCGGGCGGATCGCCGCGACCACCGCGCGGCAGGTCATCCTGCAGCGGCTGCGCGACGCCGAGCACGAGCGCACCTTCGGCGAGTTCTCCACCAAGGAAGGCGAGATCCTCGGCGGTGTCGTGCAGCGCGACGCCAAGGCCAACTCGCGCGGCATGGTGGTGGTGCAGGTCGGCGACAGCGAAGGCGTCATCCCGGCCGCCGAGCAGGTGCCCGGTGAGCGCTACGAGCACGGGATGCGGGTCAAGTGCTACGTCGTCGGCGTCTCGCGCAGCGCCCGCGGACCGCAGATCACGCTCTCGCGCACCCACCCGAACCTGGTGCGGCGGCTGTTCGCGCTGGAGGTGCCCGAGATCGCCGACGGCACCGTGGAGATCCCCGCGGTGGCCCGCGAGGCCGGGCACCGCTCGAAGATCGCGGTGCGCTCCGCGGTCAGCGGCGTCAACGGCAAGGGCGCCTGCATCGGGCCGATGGGCGCGCGGGTGCGCAACGTGATGAGCGAGCTCGGCGGCGAGAAGATCGACATCATCGACTTCTCCGAGGACCCGGCGACGTTCGTGGGCAACGCGCTGTCCCCGGCGAAGGTGGTCTCGGTCGAGGTCGTCGACGAGCGGGCGAAGACCGCGCGGGTGGTCGTGCCGGACTTCCAGCTGTCCCTGGCGATCGGCAAGGAGGGCCAGAACGCGCGGCTCGCGGCCCGGCTCACCGGCTGGCGCATCGACATCCGCAGCGACGCCGACCCGTCCTCGCCGACGACCACGGCGGGGCATCCGCACGCCACGGCACCGAGCGAGCACGTCCAGCAAGGGGTCGGTGACCTGCCCGCGGTCGGTTCCGCGGAGTGA
- the rimP gene encoding ribosome maturation factor RimP — MSSPPRDELVALLEPVVADAVSAAGYDLEELDVQQAGRRRLVKVVVDSDEGVGLDEISQLSHAVSTALDAHEHVLAGAYTLEVTSPGTDRPLTRPRHWRRARHRLAKIRLTDGTELTARVGAAGEQEVQVLERKQVRTLAYRDVARAVVEVEFQQPPAQELVQLKRAAGGQEDADEDNAEQADGDRTNAEESR; from the coding sequence GTGTCCAGCCCGCCGCGCGATGAACTCGTCGCGCTGCTGGAGCCCGTCGTCGCCGACGCCGTCTCCGCCGCCGGCTACGACCTGGAGGAGCTCGACGTGCAGCAGGCGGGCAGACGCCGCCTGGTGAAAGTCGTCGTGGACTCCGACGAAGGGGTCGGTCTCGACGAGATATCCCAGCTCAGCCATGCCGTGTCGACCGCGCTGGACGCGCACGAGCACGTGCTGGCAGGTGCTTACACGCTGGAGGTGACCTCACCCGGCACCGACCGCCCGCTGACCCGGCCGCGGCACTGGCGCCGCGCCCGGCACCGGCTGGCCAAGATCCGGCTGACCGACGGCACCGAGCTCACCGCCCGCGTCGGCGCGGCGGGCGAGCAGGAGGTGCAGGTCCTCGAGCGCAAGCAGGTGCGCACGCTGGCCTACCGGGACGTCGCGCGGGCGGTGGTCGAGGTGGAGTTCCAGCAGCCCCCGGCGCAGGAACTGGTCCAGCTCAAGCGGGCGGCGGGCGGCCAGGAAGATGCCGACGAGGACAACGCCGAGCAGGCCGACGGCGACCGGACGAATGCAGAGGAGTCGAGGTGA
- a CDS encoding aminotransferase: MRSAFGMTFEVPGGYLNTPSIGVPPTEAVTAMNEAVAKWGRGGDAPGDFDGYIERTRELYAHFAGVPAERVTTGNSFSGLVALVAASLPDDARVLVADGDFTSVIFPFAAHADRGVTVTEAELSALPELAAGYDLVAVSVVQSADGRIVDLDALREATAGIPTRVLLDTTQAAGWLPLQLEWADYVAGACYKWLMSPRGAAWMAVRPDIRLRPIYANWFSGTPDEDTNYGLPLRLADGARGLDQSPVWLQQVGAEAAMRELAKADLEQVRRHCVGLADELRAQLGMPPGGSAIVGVPGADAGDRLTAAGVVSSPRAGKARVGFHLYNTADDLDRVILALRA; encoded by the coding sequence ATGCGTTCCGCGTTCGGCATGACCTTCGAGGTTCCCGGCGGCTACCTCAACACCCCGTCCATCGGCGTCCCGCCGACCGAGGCCGTCACCGCCATGAACGAAGCGGTGGCCAAGTGGGGCCGGGGCGGTGACGCACCCGGCGACTTCGACGGGTACATCGAGCGGACGCGCGAGCTGTACGCGCACTTCGCCGGAGTTCCTGCGGAGCGGGTCACGACCGGCAACTCGTTTTCCGGGCTCGTCGCGCTGGTCGCCGCGAGCCTGCCCGACGACGCTCGGGTGCTGGTCGCCGATGGCGACTTCACCAGCGTCATCTTCCCGTTCGCCGCGCACGCCGATCGCGGCGTCACCGTCACCGAGGCGGAGCTGAGCGCGCTGCCCGAACTCGCCGCCGGATACGACCTCGTCGCGGTCAGCGTCGTGCAGTCCGCCGATGGCCGGATCGTCGACCTCGACGCGCTGCGCGAAGCCACCGCAGGCATCCCGACCCGGGTGCTGCTGGACACCACGCAGGCCGCCGGATGGCTGCCGCTGCAGCTGGAGTGGGCCGACTACGTGGCGGGGGCCTGCTACAAGTGGCTGATGTCCCCGCGCGGAGCGGCCTGGATGGCGGTGCGCCCGGACATCCGGCTGCGGCCGATCTACGCCAACTGGTTCTCGGGCACGCCCGACGAGGACACCAACTACGGGTTGCCGCTGCGGCTGGCCGACGGAGCCCGGGGGCTGGACCAATCACCGGTCTGGTTGCAGCAGGTCGGCGCGGAAGCGGCGATGCGCGAACTCGCGAAGGCCGATCTGGAGCAGGTGCGGCGGCACTGCGTGGGCCTCGCCGACGAGCTGCGCGCGCAGCTGGGGATGCCGCCGGGCGGGTCCGCGATCGTCGGCGTGCCCGGAGCCGATGCCGGGGACCGGCTCACCGCCGCGGGAGTGGTGAGCTCGCCGCGCGCGGGCAAGGCGCGGGTCGGATTCCACCTCTACAACACCGCCGACGATCTCGATCGAGTGATCTTGGCGCTGCGTGCCTGA
- a CDS encoding YlxR family protein gives MTCPRSVPRSECSGATGTPTGRAGRGTTTGGHGLESLVARREGARIRTRSPGDHGCGRAQGPVRTCVGCRTRTSAAELLRVVAGSGAAESAAVPDPRKRKPGRGAWLHSDPRCLRLAERRRAFPRALRVPGPLDLSAVRAHLDSADSGTPPDGSSSPDRRGTLPRGRS, from the coding sequence GTGACCTGCCCGCGGTCGGTTCCGCGGAGTGAGTGCAGCGGCGCGACCGGGACGCCGACCGGTCGCGCCGGGCGAGGAACAACCACTGGCGGGCACGGGTTAGAATCATTGGTGGCTCGACGCGAGGGAGCGAGAATCCGCACACGTTCGCCCGGTGATCACGGCTGTGGCCGTGCGCAAGGACCGGTTCGCACCTGTGTGGGGTGTCGTACCCGGACGTCGGCCGCCGAGCTGCTGCGAGTGGTGGCCGGGAGTGGTGCGGCAGAGTCCGCCGCCGTGCCCGATCCGCGAAAGCGGAAACCGGGCCGGGGCGCATGGCTGCACTCCGATCCCCGTTGCCTTCGGCTCGCCGAGCGCCGTCGAGCGTTCCCCCGGGCACTGCGCGTGCCGGGGCCGCTGGACCTCTCGGCCGTGCGGGCGCACCTGGATTCCGCGGATTCCGGGACACCACCGGACGGCAGTTCATCCCCAGACCGACGCGGGACCCTCCCGCGCGGACGCAGTTGA
- a CDS encoding DUF503 domain-containing protein has translation MYVGALELDVLLGDVRSLKQKRGVVRPVIAELRKKFEVAAAEAGDQDLYRRALLGVSVVSGDASHVQEVLEACERLVAGRPELELLSARHRMLGPED, from the coding sequence GTGTACGTCGGTGCGCTGGAACTGGACGTGCTGCTCGGGGACGTCCGGTCGTTGAAGCAGAAGCGCGGCGTGGTGCGGCCGGTCATCGCCGAGCTGCGCAAGAAGTTCGAGGTGGCCGCGGCGGAAGCGGGCGATCAGGACCTGTACCGCCGCGCGCTGCTCGGGGTCAGCGTGGTCTCTGGCGACGCTTCGCACGTGCAGGAAGTGCTGGAGGCGTGTGAACGCCTCGTCGCGGGGCGTCCAGAACTGGAGTTGCTCTCCGCCCGCCACCGAATGCTCGGGCCGGAGGACTAA
- a CDS encoding secondary thiamine-phosphate synthase enzyme YjbQ, with product MESTEVEIRTGSTEVVQDLSGEVERFLRSAGAGDGLLNVWVPHATAGLAVLETGAGSDQDLLAQLRELLPADDRWRHRHGSPGHGRDHVLPALVPPYATIPVLGGRLALGTWQSVCLVDTNADNPVRRVRFSFLAG from the coding sequence ATGGAGAGCACGGAAGTCGAAATCCGGACCGGTTCCACCGAGGTCGTGCAGGATCTCAGCGGCGAGGTCGAGCGCTTCCTGCGTTCCGCGGGCGCCGGCGACGGGCTGCTCAACGTTTGGGTACCGCACGCCACCGCGGGGCTGGCGGTGCTGGAGACCGGCGCGGGCAGCGACCAAGATCTGCTCGCGCAGCTGCGCGAGCTGCTGCCCGCCGACGACCGGTGGCGGCACCGGCACGGTTCCCCGGGCCACGGGCGCGATCACGTGCTGCCCGCGCTGGTGCCGCCGTACGCGACGATCCCGGTGCTGGGCGGGCGGCTCGCGCTGGGCACGTGGCAGTCGGTGTGCCTGGTGGACACGAACGCGGACAACCCGGTGCGCCGCGTGCGGTTCAGCTTCCTGGCCGGTTGA
- a CDS encoding proline--tRNA ligase, with translation MITRMSTLFLRTLREDPADAEVPSHKLLVRAGYVRRVAPGIYSWLPLGLRVLRNVEEVVRQEMAAIGAQEIHLPALLPKEPYEATGRWTEYGPTMFRLNDRKGAEYALGPTHEELFALTVKGEYSSYKDYPVMLYQIQTKYRDEERPRAGILRGREFVMKDSYSFDLDDEGLAASYRLHRDAYVRIFDRVNLRYVIVQATSGAMGGSASEEFLAESETGEDTFVRSTSGDYAANVEAVATPVPAPLSIADKPAAQVHHTPGTPTIETLVAFLNAAELGRTFTAADTLKNVLVKIRKPGADEWELLAVAVPGDREVDMKRLEAAVEPAEVALLEEADFTANPFLVKGYIGPKALQDNGIRYLADPRIVAGTAWVTGADRDEHHVVDLVCGRDFAPDGTIEAAEVREGDTAPDGNGTLVAARGIEIGHIFQLGRKYSDAIGLDALGQDGKPKRITMGSYGVGVSRMIAAIAEQSHDELGLVWPREVAPADVHVVTAGKDDAVREGGERLAAELDRAGVRVLLDDRTASPGVKFADAELVGVPTILVVGKGLANGVVEIKDRRTGEREEIGVDKAVGHLTELVRR, from the coding sequence GTGATCACGAGGATGTCGACGTTGTTCTTGCGTACGCTGCGCGAGGATCCGGCCGACGCCGAGGTGCCGAGCCACAAGCTGCTGGTGCGCGCCGGCTACGTGCGCCGCGTCGCGCCCGGCATCTACTCGTGGCTGCCGCTGGGCCTGCGAGTGCTGCGCAACGTCGAAGAGGTCGTGCGCCAGGAGATGGCCGCGATCGGCGCGCAGGAGATCCACCTGCCCGCGCTGCTGCCGAAGGAGCCCTACGAGGCCACCGGCCGCTGGACCGAGTACGGCCCGACCATGTTCCGGCTCAACGACCGCAAGGGCGCCGAATACGCGCTGGGGCCGACGCACGAGGAGCTGTTCGCGCTCACCGTCAAGGGCGAATACAGCTCCTACAAGGACTACCCGGTGATGCTGTACCAGATCCAGACGAAGTACCGGGACGAGGAGCGGCCCCGCGCGGGCATCCTGCGCGGGCGCGAGTTCGTGATGAAGGACTCCTACTCGTTCGACCTCGACGACGAGGGACTGGCCGCCTCCTACCGGCTGCACCGGGACGCCTACGTGCGGATCTTCGACCGGGTGAACCTCCGGTACGTGATCGTGCAGGCCACGTCCGGGGCGATGGGCGGTTCGGCGTCGGAGGAGTTCCTCGCCGAGAGCGAGACCGGTGAGGACACCTTCGTGCGCAGCACCAGCGGCGACTACGCGGCCAACGTGGAGGCGGTGGCCACGCCGGTGCCCGCGCCGCTGTCCATTGCGGACAAACCGGCCGCGCAGGTGCACCACACGCCGGGCACGCCGACGATCGAGACCCTGGTGGCGTTCCTCAACGCCGCGGAGCTGGGCCGCACCTTCACCGCCGCGGACACGCTGAAGAACGTGCTGGTCAAGATCCGCAAGCCCGGTGCGGACGAGTGGGAACTGCTGGCCGTGGCGGTGCCCGGCGACCGCGAGGTCGACATGAAGCGGCTGGAGGCCGCCGTCGAACCCGCCGAGGTGGCGCTGCTGGAGGAGGCCGACTTCACCGCGAACCCGTTCCTGGTGAAGGGCTACATCGGGCCGAAGGCGTTGCAGGACAACGGAATCCGCTACCTCGCCGACCCGCGCATCGTGGCCGGGACGGCGTGGGTCACCGGCGCGGACCGGGACGAGCACCACGTGGTGGACCTGGTGTGCGGCCGCGACTTCGCCCCGGACGGCACCATCGAGGCCGCCGAGGTCCGCGAAGGCGACACCGCGCCCGACGGCAACGGCACCCTGGTCGCCGCCCGCGGCATCGAGATCGGGCACATCTTCCAGCTCGGCCGCAAGTACTCCGACGCGATCGGGCTGGACGCGCTCGGCCAGGACGGCAAACCGAAGCGGATCACCATGGGCTCCTACGGCGTCGGGGTGTCCCGGATGATCGCCGCGATCGCCGAGCAGAGCCACGACGAACTCGGCCTGGTGTGGCCCCGCGAAGTCGCCCCCGCCGACGTGCACGTGGTCACCGCGGGCAAGGACGACGCCGTCCGCGAAGGCGGCGAGCGGCTGGCCGCCGAGCTGGACCGCGCAGGGGTCCGGGTGCTGCTGGACGACCGCACGGCCTCGCCAGGGGTGAAGTTCGCCGACGCGGAACTCGTCGGGGTGCCCACGATCCTGGTCGTCGGCAAGGGCCTCGCGAACGGCGTGGTGGAGATCAAGGACCGCCGCACCGGCGAGCGCGAGGAGATCGGCGTGGACAAGGCGGTCGGGCACCTCACCGAGCTGGTCCGACGCTGA
- the infB gene encoding translation initiation factor IF-2, with the protein MAGKARVHELAKELGVTSKEVLNKLAEQGEYVKSASSTVEAPVARRLRDAYPKAGKSNGRGGGKPAPPPKSGDAAASAGSAEQTAPKPGPKPGPRPQQAPSDGGQGGEQARPAGGEERANVPKPGPRPGPRPGPKAPEPKPAEQEPAAQAPAAQGPAEQQAPAEQAPAAKADSQSSGPQGGSADTAQRPAAPKPGPKPGPRPESKPQGGDGEGTVPPKPQGGKPKPGPRSPRVGNNPFGVGSGAPAQRPPKQGGSGQRQGGGQGGPGRGGQGQRPDRGGQGGAGTAPAGGGQQTPRGGGGGESGGGSRPNPGMMPPRPNPGMMPSRPARSGSGSGGPGGGRGGGGRGGPGGGRGGGAGAGGGGRPGGGGGFRPGGGGGGGGGAPAGGPPGGGFRGRPGGGGRPGGGRGSTAGAFGRPGGPARRGRKSKRQKRQEYMDNMQAPSVGGVRLPRGGGEILRLRRGASLTDFAEKINANPASLVQAMFHLGEMVTATQSVSDEVLELLGQEMNYQVEMVSPEDEDRELLESFDLSFGDPDSSDEQLASRPPVVTVMGHVDHGKTRLLDTVRKANVQAGEAGGITQHIGAYQVETELEGQERPITFIDTPGHEAFTAMRARGAKSTDIAVLVIAADDGVMPQTVEAINHAQAAGVPIVVAVNKIDVEGANPDKIRQQLTEYSLVAEEYGGDTMFVEISAKQGTNIEGLLEAIVLTADASLDLRANPGMEAQGVAIEAHLDRGRGPVATVLVQRGTLRVGDSVVAGNAHGRVRRMIDEHDKDVTEATPSRPVQVIGFTSVPGAGDTFLVVDEDRVARQIADRRGARLREAQNAARRKRVSLEDLDKVIKDTKQLNLIIKGDNSGTVEALEESLGKIDVGEEVELRVIHRGVGGINESDINLATAEDTIVLGFNVRAEGKAAEAANREGVEIRYYSVIYRAIEDIEQALKGMLKPIYEEVELGRAEVRDVFKSSKVGTIAGCMVTEGIMRRNAKARLLRDSVVVAENLSVNSLKRFKDDATEVRDGFECGLTLGSYSDIKVGDFIETYEMREKPRT; encoded by the coding sequence GTGGCAGGCAAGGCCCGCGTGCACGAGCTCGCTAAAGAGCTCGGTGTGACGAGCAAAGAAGTTCTCAACAAGCTCGCCGAGCAGGGCGAGTACGTGAAGTCCGCGTCCTCCACCGTGGAAGCCCCGGTGGCGCGCAGGCTGCGCGATGCTTACCCGAAGGCAGGCAAATCCAACGGTCGCGGTGGCGGCAAGCCCGCGCCGCCGCCCAAGTCCGGCGACGCGGCCGCGTCCGCGGGGTCGGCCGAGCAGACCGCGCCCAAACCCGGCCCGAAGCCCGGCCCCCGCCCGCAGCAGGCCCCGTCCGACGGCGGACAGGGCGGCGAGCAGGCGCGTCCGGCGGGCGGCGAAGAGCGTGCCAACGTGCCCAAGCCCGGACCGCGGCCCGGTCCGCGCCCCGGCCCGAAGGCACCGGAGCCGAAGCCCGCTGAGCAGGAACCCGCCGCGCAGGCACCCGCCGCGCAGGGACCTGCGGAACAGCAGGCACCGGCCGAGCAGGCGCCCGCGGCGAAGGCGGACTCCCAGTCCAGCGGTCCGCAGGGCGGCTCCGCGGACACCGCGCAGCGCCCGGCGGCGCCGAAGCCCGGTCCGAAGCCCGGCCCGCGTCCGGAATCCAAGCCGCAGGGCGGCGACGGCGAGGGCACCGTGCCGCCGAAGCCGCAGGGCGGCAAGCCCAAGCCCGGCCCGCGCTCGCCGCGCGTCGGCAACAACCCGTTCGGCGTCGGCAGCGGTGCGCCCGCGCAGCGCCCGCCCAAGCAGGGCGGTAGCGGCCAGCGCCAAGGCGGCGGCCAGGGCGGTCCCGGCCGCGGTGGCCAGGGGCAGCGCCCGGACCGCGGTGGTCAGGGCGGCGCAGGCACCGCTCCCGCGGGCGGCGGCCAGCAGACCCCGCGCGGTGGCGGCGGCGGTGAGAGCGGCGGCGGATCGCGCCCGAACCCGGGCATGATGCCGCCCCGGCCGAACCCCGGCATGATGCCGTCCCGCCCGGCCCGCTCCGGCAGCGGTTCCGGCGGCCCCGGTGGGGGTCGCGGCGGCGGTGGCCGCGGCGGCCCGGGTGGTGGCCGCGGCGGTGGCGCCGGTGCTGGCGGCGGCGGTCGTCCCGGTGGCGGCGGTGGCTTCCGCCCCGGTGGCGGTGGCGGCGGCGGGGGCGGTGCCCCGGCCGGTGGCCCGCCCGGTGGCGGCTTCCGCGGTCGTCCCGGTGGTGGCGGCCGTCCCGGCGGCGGCCGCGGCAGCACCGCGGGTGCGTTCGGTCGTCCCGGTGGTCCGGCGCGTCGCGGCCGCAAGTCGAAGCGGCAGAAGCGCCAGGAGTACATGGACAACATGCAGGCGCCGTCGGTGGGCGGTGTCCGGCTCCCGCGCGGTGGCGGCGAGATCCTGCGCCTGCGCCGCGGTGCTTCGCTGACCGACTTCGCCGAGAAGATCAACGCCAACCCGGCCTCGCTGGTGCAGGCGATGTTCCACCTCGGTGAGATGGTCACCGCCACCCAGTCGGTCTCCGACGAGGTGCTGGAACTGCTCGGCCAGGAGATGAACTACCAGGTCGAGATGGTCAGCCCGGAGGACGAGGACCGGGAACTGCTGGAGTCGTTCGACCTCAGCTTCGGCGACCCGGACAGCTCCGACGAGCAGCTCGCGTCCCGCCCGCCGGTCGTGACCGTGATGGGCCACGTCGACCACGGCAAGACGCGCCTGCTGGACACCGTCCGGAAGGCGAACGTGCAGGCGGGCGAGGCCGGTGGCATCACCCAGCACATCGGCGCCTACCAGGTCGAAACCGAGCTGGAGGGCCAGGAGCGGCCGATCACCTTCATCGACACCCCCGGTCACGAGGCGTTCACCGCCATGCGTGCCCGCGGTGCGAAGTCCACCGACATCGCCGTGCTGGTGATCGCCGCGGACGACGGCGTGATGCCGCAGACCGTGGAAGCGATCAACCACGCGCAGGCGGCGGGCGTGCCGATCGTGGTCGCGGTCAACAAGATCGACGTCGAGGGCGCCAACCCGGACAAGATCCGCCAGCAGCTGACCGAGTACAGCCTGGTCGCCGAGGAGTACGGCGGCGACACGATGTTCGTGGAGATCTCCGCCAAGCAGGGCACCAACATCGAGGGCCTGCTGGAGGCGATCGTGCTCACCGCGGACGCCTCGCTGGACCTGCGGGCGAACCCCGGCATGGAGGCCCAGGGCGTGGCGATCGAGGCGCACCTGGACCGCGGCCGCGGTCCGGTGGCCACGGTGCTGGTGCAGCGCGGCACGCTGCGGGTCGGTGACTCGGTCGTGGCGGGCAACGCGCACGGCCGCGTCCGCCGGATGATCGACGAGCACGACAAGGACGTCACCGAGGCGACGCCGTCCCGGCCGGTGCAGGTCATCGGGTTCACCTCGGTGCCGGGCGCCGGGGACACGTTCCTGGTGGTCGACGAGGACCGGGTGGCCAGGCAGATCGCCGACCGGCGCGGTGCCCGGTTGCGGGAGGCGCAGAACGCGGCTCGGCGCAAGCGGGTCAGCCTGGAAGACCTGGACAAGGTCATCAAGGACACCAAGCAGCTCAACCTGATCATCAAGGGCGACAACTCCGGCACCGTCGAGGCGCTGGAGGAATCGCTCGGCAAGATCGACGTGGGCGAGGAGGTCGAGCTCCGGGTGATCCACCGCGGTGTCGGTGGCATCAACGAGTCCGACATCAACCTGGCCACCGCCGAGGACACCATCGTGCTGGGCTTCAACGTCCGCGCCGAGGGCAAGGCGGCCGAGGCCGCCAACCGCGAGGGCGTGGAGATCCGGTACTACTCGGTGATCTACCGGGCGATCGAGGACATCGAGCAGGCGCTCAAGGGCATGCTCAAGCCGATCTACGAAGAGGTCGAGCTGGGCAGGGCCGAGGTCCGCGACGTGTTCAAGTCGTCCAAGGTCGGCACGATCGCGGGCTGCATGGTCACCGAAGGCATCATGCGCCGCAACGCGAAGGCGCGGTTGCTGCGGGACAGCGTGGTGGTCGCCGAGAACCTCTCGGTGAACTCGCTCAAGCGGTTCAAGGACGACGCCACCGAGGTCCGCGACGGGTTCGAGTGCGGTTTGACCCTCGGGTCGTACTCCGACATCAAGGTCGGCGATTTCATCGAGACCTACGAGATGCGGGAGAAGCCGCGCACCTGA
- the rbfA gene encoding 30S ribosome-binding factor RbfA: MADTARARRLAKRIAQIVASGLEYEVKDPRLAMVTITDARLTPDLRDATVYYTVFGDEADYSSTAAALASATGVLRSRVGAQTGVRFTPTLTFVADTVPDDARRLEDLLDRAKEADAEVARLASGAEHAGEADPYRQQPDDEEENDRETPGSDSVTSADADVRRRPHNG, from the coding sequence GTGGCGGATACGGCGCGCGCCCGCAGGCTCGCCAAGCGAATCGCGCAGATCGTGGCCTCGGGGCTGGAGTACGAGGTCAAAGACCCCCGGCTGGCGATGGTGACGATCACCGACGCGCGGCTCACGCCGGACCTGCGGGACGCCACGGTCTACTACACGGTGTTCGGCGACGAGGCCGACTACTCGTCCACGGCCGCGGCGCTGGCCAGCGCGACCGGGGTGCTTCGTTCCCGGGTGGGGGCGCAGACCGGGGTGCGGTTCACCCCGACCCTGACGTTCGTGGCCGACACCGTGCCGGACGACGCGCGGCGGCTCGAAGACCTGCTCGACCGGGCCAAGGAGGCCGACGCGGAGGTCGCTCGGCTGGCTTCGGGTGCCGAGCACGCCGGGGAGGCGGACCCTTACCGCCAGCAGCCGGACGACGAGGAGGAAAACGACCGGGAAACTCCCGGTTCCGACTCGGTGACCAGCGCGGACGCGGATGTGCGGCGTCGGCCACACAACGGTTGA
- a CDS encoding HAD family hydrolase — protein MTGRLVLWDVDLTLIDARGIGTDWYRRALAEVTGLGLRHVPDMAGKTELAITGEVLAAHDVEAAADTVDAMFTALNTAVAADRDGLSLRGNAMPGAARALAALDETPGVLQGLVTGNLPEVAFHKLDAFGLHRHVDFDIGGFGSDSVHRHDLIAAAVRKAGTKHGREFAPEAVVVVGDTPRDVAGALRHGAVAVGVASGRNGEDELREAGAHVVLPDLTDTGAVLAAVRSG, from the coding sequence ATGACCGGCCGGCTGGTGCTATGGGACGTGGACCTGACGCTGATCGACGCGCGCGGCATCGGCACCGACTGGTACCGCCGGGCGCTGGCCGAGGTCACCGGGCTCGGTCTGCGGCACGTGCCGGACATGGCCGGCAAGACCGAGCTGGCGATCACCGGCGAAGTGCTGGCCGCGCACGACGTCGAGGCGGCCGCGGACACCGTCGATGCGATGTTCACCGCGTTGAACACCGCCGTGGCGGCCGACCGGGACGGGTTGTCGCTGCGCGGCAACGCGATGCCCGGCGCGGCGCGGGCGCTGGCCGCGCTGGACGAGACTCCGGGCGTGCTGCAGGGCCTGGTCACCGGCAACCTGCCGGAAGTGGCGTTCCACAAGCTCGACGCCTTCGGCCTGCACCGGCACGTGGACTTCGACATCGGCGGATTCGGCAGCGACTCGGTGCACCGGCACGACCTGATCGCCGCGGCGGTGCGCAAGGCCGGCACCAAGCACGGTCGCGAATTCGCTCCGGAGGCCGTCGTCGTGGTCGGTGACACGCCGCGCGATGTGGCCGGGGCGCTTCGGCACGGCGCGGTCGCCGTCGGCGTCGCCTCCGGGCGCAACGGCGAGGACGAACTGCGGGAGGCGGGCGCGCACGTGGTGCTGCCGGACCTCACCGACACCGGAGCCGTCCTCGCCGCCGTCCGGAGTGGATAG